TTTTGTTTCTTTTTAATATATAGCTTCTTACGAAAAAATAAATAATTCCGATTAAGATGATAAAAAATAAGTCGAATAGTTTTTTTCCCTTTGTTAGGTTGTAAACTAAGGTTCCAGTAAAGAAGACGGCACTGATTGTTCCGAGGATTACCGATATCAAAATGAAAGAGCTGCTTAAAAGTCCTCCCTCCTGTTTTTGCACTTTGAGAATACTTCGAATGATAATGATACAATAGAGTTGGCCGATCACAACTAAAAACCATCCGATCGTGGAATAAGTTGCAAGTATTTCCAGGTTGTGATTTAAAAAGAGACCGAAGCAGGCAAGAGCATATATGATTGTGAAAGTTGCCGGATAGGATAAACCGAATTGATTTTTATTCAGAATTGCGGGAAAAATTTTATCCTCCGTCATGGCATGAAGGGAACGGGATACGATTAAGAAAATTCCATTTAAGGAAGTTACCACTGCAAGCATGGGACCTCCCAACATAAAGATGATAAACTCAATCGAATTCAATTTTGTTTTTACAACTTGAACAAGAAGATCTTCCGATTCGAAATTGTGATTCCTTTCCAAATTTGATACGATCGAGAGACTGAAACTTATGTATAAAATCACTACCAAAGGATAAGATAAGGAAAACGCTCTTACTAAAACGGAACGTGGATTCTTTGTTTCTTTTCCCAATTCTACAATCGCGTTGGAACCGAAAAAAGTAAAACTGAGTAAGGACGCGGCACTTAATAGTTTTGTAAACTTGGGAAAAGAATCGAAGGAATATATTTTAATATTGCTTATATCTGTTATGCGAAAAATGCAGAATAGAAGTGCGATGACCAAAACGGACACCATTATATTCTGAATGATTAAGACAGGTTTGATTCCGATTAAATTTAATAGATAAAAAAAACTGAGAATTCCGAATGCCCAGATCTCTTTGGATCCAAAAGGAAAGAAGTTTTTGGTAATCTCCGCCGCAGTCAATGTAAAGAGAGGGATTTGGCCAAGGCATGCTGTCAGAACAAAAAACCAAGCGATGATAAATCCGAGCATAGGAGAAAGGAATCGGCTTACGTAAAAATAATTTCCACCGGTTGCTGGAAGGAAAGCACCTAACGAAGCAATGGGGAAGATGATGAAAAACATCGGAACGGCAGCAACCAGGTAAGCTACCGGCAAAAAGAAGCCTGTTTCTTTGGCAAGGGTACCTGTTAGAACGAAGAGTCCTCCTCCGATCGTCAGTCCAACGGACATGGAAATCAATGCGAAAAGGGAGAGTTTATGTTTCCCTTCGGGCGGCGGGTTCTTCATTAGAACATAGGAAGAATTGATCCGGAACTTCGCAAGAAGAATATCCGTTATAGCGAACGGTATTTGTGTTATGGTGGAGGTAGTTGGGAATATTCTATCCCCGCCCTGAATTTGGGTGGGGTACTAGACCCGCCACCCAATGTGTTCCTTTTATCATAAGCCTTGATTTTCCTCAAATCCAAACCGGAAAATCGGAGAAATTCTTTTAAAAAGTTCGCTTTTCTGCCCGGATTTTTAAAAATAGTTTGACCCTATGTAGTTTAATATTAAACTATTAATCGTCTAAATAACTAAAGGATACCAATTATGTTAGAAACATTACTTGCTACAACGAATGATATTGCTCCCTTGATTCTAAGAATTACTCTTGGGATCGTGATTTTTCCTCACGGAGCTCAAAAACTACTCGGATGGTTTGGAGGATACGGATTCAAAGGAACTTACGGATTTTTGACAAGCCAGGCTGGCCTTCCCGGAATCATTGCTGCACTTGTGATTATCGGTGAATCGTTCGGATCGGTGGCACTCATCTTGGGACTACTCACTCGATTTTCCGCCATTTCCATTGCGGTGATTATGATTGGCGCTGCGTTACTTGCCCATAGACAAAATGGATTTTTTCTCAATTGGTTTGGTGCTCAAAAAGGCGAAGGATATGAATTCCACCTACTTGCAGCAGGACTTGCAATTGGAGTTGCAATCAGCGGTGGGGGAGCTTTCTCACTCGACCAAATCATATTACAAGCATTATAAACCTAATTTACTTTTATTAAACCATCTAACGTTATGTAATGTTAGATGGTTTTCTTTTTTTACAATCTTTCGAATCGTTCTCTCTTTTGAAAAAAAATCAAACTTACGTGGTTCTACTTAAAACTTAGTCCGAGTTTTGTATTTATACGTATAGATATTGCTTTTTATTATATTAATATATACTTATTATTTGGGAGTGCATTATGAAAAAGAAATTTATGTTTTTGGCAACAGCATTGGTATTAGCAGTGTTTGTATCGGTAAATTGTAAGAAAGACGAAAAAGATGATTCGACAGGAGTTGCTGCATTACTACTTGCTGCTTCCGGTTCGGGCAGTTCAACATCCAATTGTGTTAATCTTCCTTCCAAGTGGACGGGGACAGGAGGAACTGTACCAGGAGTTTATAATTGCACTGTTTCCGGTAAGGTTTATACCTGCATACCGACAAGCGGAAGCACTGTAGTGGTTACATATGCAAGCGGCACGGCAGGTGCTTTGGGGCCTGTTGATTTTCCAGGATTGACCAATCAGTATGCAACTAGAGGTATCACATCGAAATTGGTCGGTACTTCCAATAATACATTTACGTATAATACCTCCAATCAACAGACAGCTCATGATGTGGGATCGGGCACGATAACCGTTTCCAATTATGATTCCAACGGATTTCCTAAATCGGCAAGCAATGGATTTACGATTACATATACATATGCTTCCGGAGGAAAAATTCCAAGCACAGTTGCCTTTCAAGGTAATGAATATACTTACGACTCGAAAGGGTGGCAATCCAAGTATGCGTTTGATCCTACGATTGCAAATGTAATTACAACTATAACAGCAGAAGGTTCTTTGAGTATTTGCAACTAGTTTGGTAAGGTAAATATAAAAGTGATTCTCGTTCCTTCTTGGGGACGGGAATCGATTAAAAACTGTGCATTATGAGCTTCTACAATTCTTTTAACGGAAGACAATCCGAAGCCATGTCCGTTTTGCTTTGTTGTGGATAGTTTTTCCAAATGGATCTTTTCCAAAATTTCTTTACTTATACCTTCTCCGTTATCGCTGAAGATAAGATAAAGAAGTCCGTTTTCTTTTTCGGATTGAATTTTAAACCAACCGGAATAGGGAACTGCATCGTAAGAATTGCGTGCCAGATTTAAAATCGCAGATTTGATTTTGAAAGGATCGATCGTCAGATTTTCCTTATAATTCAGTTCATAGATAAGTTCGATTTCTTTGTTTTGAAATAGATTTATAATATCCGGTCGCAACGAATTAAGATAAGATTCGATCGGGATTTCCGATTTTTTCAAATGAAATTGGTTTTTGGCAAAATCAAGTATATTCTCCGTTATATTTCTGATTTCCTCCAATTCTCTTTTTAAATGGGAATCCGCATTCGGATTGGAAAATTTCAAACTAAGAAGTCTACTTTGGATGTCATGAACGATTTCCGAAGTGAAATGACCGACCACGGCGAGTTTATCTCTTTGTTTTCTTTTGATTGATTCCTTTAACAGATATTTCATTTTTTCTTTGCTTTTCAAACTGAACCTGTAGGTTTTGCTTGATTCCCTTGCCAGATAAAATGCTTGTATGAATACAAATACGAACATTCCGAAAGAGATTGTGTTGGTGGTATTGACCAAATGCATATAATATAAAATATCGTTAATTGCAAAAATAAAAATAAAGCTCATTCCGATAAGCAGCAGTTTCACTCCTTCCGCTTTTTTTCGTATGATCGCTCTACCGCATGCCACATAGTGATAAATGGAAAAAGTAAGGTAAATCAGATCAAATAGGCCCAATGTTTTCGAAAATACCGATACGGGAAATACGATAACAACTCCTACAAAACACAAACAAAGTGATGCCGCCGCATTCGTAAGTTGTCCGGATATGACTTCGGGAAATATCAAATGCATATAACGGTAGAATAGTGGGCAAGCAAGATAAAAACTTAAGTAGTCTAACTTTACGATTACACTCCATGGAGTTTCTGGAAACAGATAGAGTAGAATCCTTTCATCACTGACTAAAGGACGAATACTGGAAACGAGAGCAGTCAATCCGAAATACAAAAGACTTTTTTCTTCATTACGTATCCAATAGAATAACAAATGTAATATTCCAGTGATGAACAGTGCTCCGAATAAGAACAAGTCGTAGCTCAATCGGATCCAAGTCGATTTTTGCATCGAATCCGCCAAACCGATAACAGGCGGTTTCCATATCCCGCCTATCGTATGTTCAAAGTTGGAAGCATGGATGAGAAGCTCTATGTTTTGGTTCGTGACTTTCGGGAGAATGACTGTCTTTTTTTCCCATCGGGGAATCGAATTTTCTTCGGATTGGGATGGATTACCGGACTGAACCAGAAATTCACCGTTTACATACACTTTATACGCAGTATCCGCTTCACTGAGATGGAGTGCTAGTTTCGAATTTTCTTGTAATTTGGCCGGGAGTAAGATATGTAAACGATATGTCGCAAAACCGTAACTAGAGTTAGTTGATTGATTCCAGTAGGAAGGCATGCGTAAATAGGATTTTTCTTTTTTCTCTTTTCCCGGTTCCAGCCAATCCATCCAATAAAATTCCCAGTCACCCGAAAGTTCAATCTGGTCTTTGGTTTCAGGATTCCATGCGGAAAGATCCAAATATCCCAATTTTGCTCTCTCGGAAAAAAAAGATTCCGATGAACAATTTGTTGCTATTATTAGAAACAGAAAAATGTAATATTGTCTTGTTCTCTCAAAAAAGAAAGTCATGATCCGCTTTTATCTGATAGATGACCATCCTGCAATTCGTAAAGGGATTCAGTCAATGATTCAAAATATTCCCGATTTCAGTTTAGTGGGAGAAGCTTCTTCGGCGGAAGAGGCGATCGCTGATTTTTCATTTAAAAAAATCGATATTCTGATTTCCGATATGATTTTACCGGGACAAAACGGTCTCGTGATTTTTGAAAAGATTAAAGCCCTTCAGCCTCATGCCAAAGTGATTTTTATTACGATGATGAAAGATTGGGATATGGTGAAAAAAGCGTATTTGCTCGGTGCTGATGGCTATATTCTCAAAGATAGTGATTCGGAATACATTGAAGCATCCGTTAAGGAAATCATTGCAGGTAAAAAAGTTTTTCCGGACGGAATGGTGTCCATTTTGCCCTTGGGATCCGAATGGGAAGATACAAGAGCCAAATTGCAGGATCTCTCCAAAAGAGAAAAAGAAATATTGGAGCTAATCGCCAAAGGAAATTTGAATCGTGAGATTGCTGAAAAACTAGGCATAAGTATCCGAACCGTGGAAGGCCATAGATCCAATCTAATTGAAAAGTTAAACTTGAATTCCGCACAGAGTTTGGTTCGGTTTGCAGCGAAAGTTTTCGGCTAAAAGTCAAAAATTTATTTTTGCAATTCCAAATACGGAGTAAATGTTTCTTGGACAAAAATCCTACTGGATTTCGAAACAGGTAGTAAACAAAATGACATCGGCAAAATATGAACGTGAAAGTACCGAAAGCATTTGGGTCTTCCTTGCATCTTATTCTTGTTTATTTTTCCATTGCCGTCTTATTTTTATTTTGTAAGTCCCCCGATTTGGACAATCAATGTGATTCTACATCCAAAACGTACCTTGATTTACTTACCTTAGAATCTTTTTTTGAAATAGATCTGAATCCTTGTATCAAATTGCCGGATAAAACTGTTTGCGAACTTTCCATTTTACAATCGATTCAGACGAAATATTGGTATTTGGTTCAAAATGAACTAAAATTGCAGGCTGCTCTGGGGACAGGATCACCTACGACTAGTTTTGTGCCATCTCCTACAACCGGAACCGCCAAATGGTTGGGAGGAGTTCTCGCACCGAATGGGAAGATTTACGGGATTCCTTACCATGAAAGTAATATTCTGGTGTTTGATCCGGTAACAAACACTTCTAAATTAATCCCTTCTCCTCTCACCGGAACCGCCAAATGGGAAGGAGGAGTTCTCGCACCTAACGGGAAAATATACGCGATCCCCAGGGATGCCGCTTCCATATTGGTGATTGATCCGGTGACCGATTCGGTAAGTACATTTCCTTCCCCGGTGACTGGCACTGCGAAATGGCGTGGAGGGGTACTCGCTCCCAATGGAAAGATATACGGATTACCTGTAAATGAAAGTTCCATATTAGTCATTGATCCTTCCGCAAACATAGCTTATAGTTTTGCTTCTCCTGTGACGGGAACAAATAAATGGGAAGGAGGAGCCCTTGCACCCAATGGAAAAATTTACGGTATCCCCCTTGATACCGATCAGATTTTAATCATCGATCCGACAAATGATACCGCCACAACCGTTCCCAGTCCGAAAACAGGTCTTGGAAAATGGAGACAGGGAGTTCTTACTTCTAGTGGTTTGATTTTCGGGATTCCTTCTACGGAGAATACGTTTATGGTCCTCAATCCATCAACTAATTCAAGTTACTATTTGAATCTGTCGGTATCAGGAACCAGCAAATGGCGCGGAGGGGTTTTAGCCCCTGATGGTAAAATCTATACTATGCCTGCCGATGCATCCGAGGTTTTGATTTTTGATCCTGAAACATACGTTAGTTCAACAGTGCCTGGCGGAGCCTCTTTCGGAAACAAATGGGGGGACGGAATTTTGACTTCTTCCGGAAAAATATATACAATACCTCATACGAACAACGACTTTCTTCAGATCGACACCGCCGCAAAAGGCAAATTTTGCAACTCTATATTGTTAAGCGGTTATTTCAACAGGTATTGAACTGAAAAAACATACGGAAAAAGTTCGTTTCCTACGAGGGATTTTCGACGTAGGGAAGATGGGTAGTATTAGTTATGAATAAGTAGACGTAACTACTTTTTCGTGAAAGAAGTTTGTAGCTAAAAATCTAAGGTTCTTCGAAATTGAAAAAAGTATTATCTTGGAAAATCGAACTTACAAGATAATCAAATCTTCCCGGAACGGGATCATCAGGATGAATACGTGAGCAGACCTTTTAGAGTGCTGGGCATTCAACAAATAGCAATCGGCGGCGAATCGAAAGAAAAACTTTCCAAATTTTGGGTGGAAATTATGGGACTTACAAAAGTTTCGGAATACCAAAGTGAAAAGGAAAATGTAAATGAAGACATTCTCTCCATGGGGAAGGGACCTTATAAAGTTGAGATTGACTTGATGCAACCGATTGATCCGAACAAGAGTCCCAAAGTTCATGATCCTAAACTCAATCATATCGGTCTTTGGATTGATGATCTGGCGAAAGCTGTTGAGTGGCTCGGTTCCCAAGGAGTTCGTTTTACTCCCGGAGGGATTCGCAAAGGTGCGAGCGGGTTTGATGTATGTTTCATCCACCCGAAGGGAAACGAAGAGTTCCCCTTATCGAGTGAAGGAGTGCTTGTGGAACTGGTCCAAGCTCCTGCCGATGTGATTCAGGCCTTAGGATAGTTTTTTTTATCCTTAGAAGTAACAGTCCAAACAAAATATAGAATCAAGGCGAGTGTGGTGAGAATCACAAATTGTGCTAAATGCACGACTGTGGCATATACAAACCCCTCGCCAGGATCTCTCCCCAATAGAATAAATCCGGAAATTACAGACGCATGGAAGACTCCTATCCCGGAAGGAGCGGAAGGAATCGCAACTCCCATCGCACCTACAAAGATAAATAACAGACATTCCATTGCAGTGAAATCCATTCCGATCAATTTTCCTGTGACCCAATAGCTGATCGCATAACCGAAGGCCCAAGTGGGAAGACAAAGCAAAAGAGGTTTGATTAGTTTATCTCCGCGTAAAAAATCACTGAATTCCACCAAATGATGATCCAGTTTTGTTTCATATAGCGATTGTTTGTTGATAATGGAAAATAACTTTTTGAATAGATTGCGAATCGGTTCCAGAAATAATCTGAGCGAAACTAGTGCAACGATCATTGCAACAATCACTGTCCCCGATACTAAAATCAGACTTAGGTTCTTGGCTTCACCCAGTCCTAAAAAAATCAGTGCAACCGCACCAAGAACCACTACTGTTCCCAGATCCATCACCTTTTCCAAAAATAGTTTTGAAACCAAGTTGGGCAAAGGAAGACCGGAATCATTTTTGTTTATGATCAATCGTACGACATCCCCTCCGCGTGCAGGAAGTACCATATTGAGTCCTACACCTGTGATGGAAGAAACAAAGGAAGCCCAGAGACTGATTTTTTTATCCAAGAGAAAATACCAACGCAAGGAAAAAGGAATGAAAGCCCAGAGATTGGTAAATATAAGAAGCACAAAGTATTCCCATCGAATATTTCCTTTTATCCTTTCAAACTCCTTTAGATCGAAATTTTTAAGAAGAAAAAAAATTGCGATCCCGGAAACAGTCGCACCTAAAATCCATTTTTTCATAAATCCTTTTCCTTTTGTATATTAAATGATCAAATCTTTGTCTTATCCTGGTGGCCAGGCCAGATGTCTACCGGCTAACATGTGAAAGTGAAGGTGAAAGACCGTTTGTCCTCCGTCCTTTCCGCAGTTATTTACGATCCGATAACCTTTTTCGTTGACTCCGAATTGGAATGCAAGTTTCGGAATCTCTGTAAAAATTTTAGAAATGATTCCCGCATTTTCTTCCCTTATTTCGTTTGCGTTTGTTATATGTTTTTTGGGAATGATCAGTAGATGCAAAGGTGCCTGCGGTGTAATATCATGAAATACCAAAATATCTTCATCTTGGTATTCGATTTTTGCGGGAATTTGTCCTTCCGCGATTTTACAAAAAATACAATCATCGTTCATTCTGGTCCTCTCATTCCGTGGGAAAAAACCAAACTTGCTGCGCCGAGACTACCCGCCAAGTTCTTTCCCCGTTTTATCTTCAATCTTTCATTTAGAACCGGAAAGATCCTTGCTCTGATCTTGTGAGAAAGATCCTCTCCGAATTGATCCCAGGATTCGGTAATACCTCCTACAAATACAACTCCTTCCGGATTGAGTAAATGTATGGCATTTCGAACGGTTTCGGCAAGGCAGAGAATGCCGAATCTTAAAATTTCTTTTGCGTCTTTGTCTCCGGCTTTTACCAAATCGAAAAAATCGGCGGCATTCGTCAGACGATTGTTTGTTTTTTCGGCATAACGGTTGATGAATCCTCTTGTGGAAAAATAACTTTCAACGCAACCTTTTTGCCCACAACCGCAGATTGCACCGTCTATAACGGATGTCATGTGGCCGATCTCGATCCCGTTTCCTTTGTATCCTGAAAAAAGTTTTCCCTTGTCAACAAACCCGCCGCCGATACCTGTTCCCAGAGTGAGGACAAGCAAGGATTCATAAGATTTCGATTCACCGAAATAAGATTCACCTAATGCAGCACAGTTGGCATCGTTTTCGTAATAAACGGGTAATGAAAAACGATCACGAACTGTTTTTGAAATAGGTACGTTTTTTAATAAGGGAAAATTGGCGCTGGATAGCAAATAACCCGTTTCCGAATCCAAAGGCCCGGGAGAACCTATGCCGATCCCACGAATGTTTTTTTCCTTTAACAAGGGACTGATGGTATTTTGAACGATTTCTAAAAATCGGGCATTGGATAATTCTCCGCTTGTTTGCAGAACCGATTTGTCCAATTCTTCGCCAAGCCGATTGAATAAACCTGCTTTGACCGATCCGCCGCCGATGTCTACACCAATGGCCAGGTCTTCTTTCATTTTCCTTTGATTACCTGGTCGAATTTTCCCGACTTCATTTCATAGATCGTTTGCGCATCGAAAGCGAGTTTCATATCATGAGTCACTAAAATGATGGATAGGTTTTTTTTGTTAAATTCATTTAGCAGAAGTTGCACGAGATAACTGTTTTCAGGATCCAAATCCCCTGACGGTTCATCCGCCAAAAGAATCGAGGGTTCGTTGATCAGTGCACGTGCAATTGCCGTTTTTTGAATCTGCCCTCCGGAAAGCTCCCGGGGAATCATATGTTGGATGGATTCCAATTTCAAATGGCCGAGAAGATAATCGCATTTTCTTTGGTATTCTGCATTTGAAAATTTACGGGTGAATAATCCGGGAAGAAGTATGTTTTCCCGAATGCTGAGGTTTCCTACAAGTTCGGAAAATTGGAAAACCAAACCGAAATCACGCGCTCTGATTTCCGCAAGCTCTCTTTGGTTCAAAGAACTTAGGCGGCGGTTGTCGTAGAGAATATCTCCTTCCGTAGGAGATAACATTCCGGTCAGCAGAGAGAGGAGGGTTGTTTTTCCCGAACCGGAAGGACCGATGATGGCAACGTAATCCCCTTGATTCACATCGAAAGATACGGATTGTACGGCAGCTTCTTCGGTGTATCTTTTGACCAGATTGTGGACTCGGAGTAACATTATTTTTGTCTCCGAATGGATTTATATGGATCTGTAAAAGTAGTTAGGCCTACAGTGGGTATGGAAATTAGGAAACCGAATAGGACGAGAAAGGCAAACCCTGAAAAAACTGCCAAAACTTCCTTACTCAAATGAGTGGGATTCAGATCGATTAGGAAATAGCTGGAAATAACGCCCAAAACCGCACTCGGTAAAAATAAGCAGAAAAGAGCCAAAGTATGCAGCCAGATACATCCGGTTCTATTTCCCCCGACAGCCATCATGACTCCGATATCTCCGATTCTATGAAGGGTGTGGAAGAAAAAGAGACTCGCAATCGAACTCAAGCTTGTGTAAAAAAGAATTTGCGGACTTTGCTCAAAGGAAACGATACTAGATAGAGAGATACTTCCAAAAAGATGGAAATGAAGACGCACGGAGATAAAAAACAGAAGGAACAGTACCGATGCTACGCTACCGTAGGCAATCGAGTAGAGGCGGTCTCGGAGGAGAATCCTCCAGGCAAACGAAAAATACGAAAGTGGCGTCACGATAGAGTCATAATTGTCCTGTTGGCGATTTTTTCCAACATTAAATAGGACCAAGGGAAGTAGGCGAATTTGGCATTTTTTATCTTTGTTGGTACGGCAGTCATCCTACTCGGATTTTTGCTTAGTTTTATCATCACACAGAAAAGGGACAGCTATAGTAAGGCGCTCGGCCTGGCAGCGCTAGGAAACTATCTGGATGCGCGTGCGATGGTACGCGAAAAATTGGAAGAAGACCATCAAAACCCATACGGCCATTTTGTGATGGCAAAAATTTATTCGATGGAAAATGACCCGTTGAATGAAGCAAAACATCTTGAAATTATAAAGAAAAACAACCGTTATACGAAAGAAATCGATTTGGTCACTGTTTCCAACCGGGTTGCAGATATATATTATAATAAAGACTATTTTGAAGAGTCCTTTTTTCACTATCTTGATACTTTACAATCGGATAGATCCAATCCGGTGGCATGTATGCGCTTGGGTTTTATGGCTCTGGGACAAAAAGAATTCAAAATCGCGGATCATTTTTTTTCCAGATTGCCCGAAGAAAAAATGAACTCGTCTCTATATTTTATTGCGAAAGGTGTGATCTCAGGTGTGACCGGAGCAGGAAAGGAAAGAGGGTATTTTGAGAAAGCATATGATTTGGAAAAATCAGCAGTCTCCGGATTTTTATATGCGCTCTCGCTTTCCCGTGAGAACAAACACAAAGAGGCAGTAAAGATCGGAACTGCCGTCGCGGATCAAATAGAAGACGAATACGTCCGTTATACGATCTTTCAATTTTTAATGACGGAAGCAATTCTCCAACAGAATTTTCCCGACGCTTTGAAATACTCGCGACTGTGTATGGAAATGGCAAGGTTAAACGGTTGGACGAGTGAGATGATAGAAAGCAATATTCATTTTTCCATGGTTTCCATCTACATGGGTCGTTATGATGAGATTTCCGAGTATTTGATCGAGGCGGAAAGCGAAAGATTGGATGATCCGGAAGTCATAGCACTTGCCAATCTCAAATACAAATTGGAAAGAGGGGTTGGAAATATGGATTCACTTTCCAATGAATATGATCTTCCAAAGGAATTGAGTCTTCTTTCCGTTAGCCTATTTCCTAACTCCCGTTATTTTGAATTGAGTGGAATGAGATCTTCCAAGCCCTTTAATCTGAAGGGACTTGTGGATGAGAATGGAAAAAAACTAGCAGGCAAATTGGACATGGTAGGCAAAGATAAGTTCGAAAAATTTATCGCCATGACCGGAACTCAATTTAAAAACCAGGTGACTCGAATGATACTTAGTCTCGGATACAGAGTCACCAAAGAACTTGCCAATCCGGAAGGAGACGGTGTCAATCTGCTTTGTTCTTCGAAAGAGGATGTGAATCAAAGAGCATTGTTTCGAGTCAGAAAATGGAAAGATGCAAAAGTGTCCGATGTATTTATCCGGGATATGATTCAACAAATGGAAGAAGGAGGCGCCACCAAAGGATGCATCATTGGAAACTTTGAGGTCACTGAGGGTGGAAAAAAAATGATCGCATCCAGCGGCAATTCCATGGAGATCATTACCGGCGACAGGTTTGAAGAATTACTCGATCGTACAATGTAAATGAGACTTTTGTATCTTATCATACTGATCGTAGGATTTTCTTTTGTCGGATGCAATTCCAAAGTAGCGATGGAAAAAACGCCTAAAACTGCGGATATCCCACCCAAGGAGAATCCGAATTGTCCCATTCCTTTGCAAATAGGAAAGCTATACGGTCGTTATGCGGATAAGGAAGAAGCAAAACGGATTTATATTGAAATTGAAAAGTTGCTTAGATCCATCTGCCTCGGTCATTTGAATGATTTACCCGATATGATCTTTCCAAAGATGGGATTGTTTGTAGATGCCAAGGCACATTGGACTCGGGAAGAAGTTGTTTCCGATCTAAAGAACAAAGACGGGTATTTCAATGTATATTTTTTCGATTCGGACCGTTTGGATGAAAAAAAGGGGAGCCGGGGAAATCTTACCATCCAACAAGCATTGGTTAGCTCCGGAGGAATTTCTATCGATTTTCATTTTGATTCCGCTCTGGAATCGGAGCTGCAGTTTCGGTTTTCCGAAAATCCCAAAAATGTACGTTATCTGATCAATCCCATTTTCGGAAAATTCGAAGGCAAATGGATGTTGCT
The nucleotide sequence above comes from Leptospira kobayashii. Encoded proteins:
- a CDS encoding ABC transporter ATP-binding protein, whose protein sequence is MLLRVHNLVKRYTEEAAVQSVSFDVNQGDYVAIIGPSGSGKTTLLSLLTGMLSPTEGDILYDNRRLSSLNQRELAEIRARDFGLVFQFSELVGNLSIRENILLPGLFTRKFSNAEYQRKCDYLLGHLKLESIQHMIPRELSGGQIQKTAIARALINEPSILLADEPSGDLDPENSYLVQLLLNEFNKKNLSIILVTHDMKLAFDAQTIYEMKSGKFDQVIKGK
- a CDS encoding restriction endonuclease; translated protein: MAFFIFVGTAVILLGFLLSFIITQKRDSYSKALGLAALGNYLDARAMVREKLEEDHQNPYGHFVMAKIYSMENDPLNEAKHLEIIKKNNRYTKEIDLVTVSNRVADIYYNKDYFEESFFHYLDTLQSDRSNPVACMRLGFMALGQKEFKIADHFFSRLPEEKMNSSLYFIAKGVISGVTGAGKERGYFEKAYDLEKSAVSGFLYALSLSRENKHKEAVKIGTAVADQIEDEYVRYTIFQFLMTEAILQQNFPDALKYSRLCMEMARLNGWTSEMIESNIHFSMVSIYMGRYDEISEYLIEAESERLDDPEVIALANLKYKLERGVGNMDSLSNEYDLPKELSLLSVSLFPNSRYFELSGMRSSKPFNLKGLVDENGKKLAGKLDMVGKDKFEKFIAMTGTQFKNQVTRMILSLGYRVTKELANPEGDGVNLLCSSKEDVNQRALFRVRKWKDAKVSDVFIRDMIQQMEEGGATKGCIIGNFEVTEGGKKMIASSGNSMEIITGDRFEELLDRTM